Proteins encoded by one window of Dialister pneumosintes:
- a CDS encoding TVP38/TMEM64 family protein — protein sequence MNMLKKERIIQTIIFTISTLIVGLLLWYIHYLNPEFYTTIFRLSTKGDMVGLADYISSFGYLSAAITILLLALSNVTGIPTIPFLTVAGIIFGLVPAIIISWLGEFIGCVLSFAFTRFFFRAHAEKIIEKNNMLTKLDSYSTMRTMLIARIVPYTPNILVNALAAVSSLSFKAHFWATFWGKLPCVIIEVFLGHDLLSLSENGLRFVLLLLLLLAGYLYLHWRKKQGKELF from the coding sequence ATGAATATGTTAAAAAAAGAAAGAATCATACAAACTATAATTTTCACAATTTCCACATTAATTGTGGGACTTTTACTGTGGTATATTCATTACTTAAATCCTGAATTCTACACAACTATTTTTAGATTAAGTACAAAAGGAGATATGGTAGGTCTTGCCGATTATATTTCCTCCTTTGGCTATTTGTCTGCAGCCATTACTATTCTTTTACTTGCGCTAAGTAATGTAACCGGAATTCCGACAATTCCGTTCCTTACCGTAGCAGGAATAATTTTTGGACTCGTTCCTGCCATTATTATTTCCTGGCTGGGAGAATTTATCGGTTGTGTACTCAGCTTTGCTTTTACACGTTTCTTTTTCCGTGCGCATGCTGAGAAAATTATTGAAAAAAATAATATGCTTACAAAACTCGACTCATACAGTACAATGCGAACTATGTTAATCGCAAGAATTGTTCCTTATACTCCAAACATTTTAGTTAATGCATTAGCTGCTGTCAGCAGTTTATCATTTAAAGCTCATTTTTGGGCTACTTTCTGGGGAAAATTACCTTGCGTTATCATTGAAGTATTCTTGGGTCATGATTTATTAAGTCTTTCTGAAAACGGATTGCGATTTGTACTTCTATTACTATTACTGCTAGCCGGTTATCTTTATTTACATTGGAGAAAAAAACAAGGTAAAGAACTTTTTTAA
- a CDS encoding SpoIID/LytB domain-containing protein, producing MNKKILLTMMVCLGITMMPSFSMQAKVAESTKQSASKSIKSKNIEATKKTDKNLSNKINKKEIATNKGTMKITDKKGTLGPDISVGLLFGTTSAQVTGIQDFSVVSATGKKLAAFKAGTILTVERKGASLSLNNQSYDHTVFLKTDKNGAAFMVKGKKYRGYMKLLLTNGKSGVTVVNTLPLEEYLYGVVPSESISTWKENALKAQAVAARTYALKHMGGYASSGYDVTDNTSSQVYNGFSAETSATDKAVDSTKGEILTYQGQPIDALFHASGGGYTEDSENVWGMSIPYLRAVKEEDTPEVKSSWNKTIPLSSIGTDLSIGQLKSIKLSRLKSGPMKTSDRGVSGRVKQVVFVGSKGQKIITGNALRDMYGLRSTLFDFNIEGKNLVINGYGFGHGLGMSQWGAEAMARKHDDDKEYYKTILSHYYKGTDIKKIY from the coding sequence ATGAATAAGAAAATACTTTTGACTATGATGGTCTGTTTAGGAATTACTATGATGCCATCTTTTTCTATGCAAGCAAAAGTGGCAGAGAGTACTAAGCAGAGTGCATCTAAGAGTATAAAGTCTAAAAACATAGAAGCTACTAAAAAAACGGATAAAAATTTAAGTAATAAAATCAATAAGAAAGAAATTGCAACTAATAAAGGTACTATGAAAATTACAGATAAAAAAGGAACATTAGGTCCGGACATTTCTGTAGGGCTTTTATTCGGGACGACGTCTGCACAAGTAACAGGAATACAAGACTTTTCTGTGGTGTCAGCAACCGGTAAAAAATTGGCTGCATTTAAAGCCGGCACTATCCTTACGGTAGAGCGTAAAGGAGCTTCTCTTTCTCTTAATAATCAGTCTTATGACCATACTGTTTTTCTTAAAACAGATAAAAATGGGGCTGCTTTTATGGTGAAAGGAAAAAAATATAGAGGCTATATGAAGTTGCTTTTAACAAATGGGAAATCCGGAGTTACAGTCGTTAATACATTACCGTTGGAAGAATACCTTTATGGGGTAGTACCTTCAGAATCTATTTCTACATGGAAAGAAAATGCATTAAAAGCACAGGCGGTAGCAGCAAGAACATATGCTTTAAAACATATGGGTGGTTATGCTTCGAGTGGATATGATGTAACAGATAATACAAGTTCACAAGTATATAATGGGTTTTCTGCAGAAACATCTGCCACTGATAAAGCTGTAGACAGTACTAAAGGTGAAATTCTTACCTATCAAGGGCAACCGATTGATGCATTATTTCATGCTAGTGGTGGAGGCTATACTGAAGACAGTGAAAATGTGTGGGGGATGAGTATTCCATACCTTAGAGCAGTTAAAGAAGAAGATACTCCGGAGGTTAAGAGTTCTTGGAATAAAACGATTCCTCTTTCGTCTATTGGAACAGATTTAAGTATCGGTCAGCTTAAAAGTATAAAATTATCTCGGTTAAAGTCAGGTCCAATGAAAACCAGTGATCGTGGAGTATCGGGACGTGTTAAGCAAGTGGTTTTTGTTGGAAGTAAAGGACAGAAAATCATAACCGGTAATGCACTTAGAGATATGTATGGATTACGAAGTACTCTTTTTGATTTTAATATTGAGGGGAAAAATTTAGTTATTAACGGATATGGTTTCGGACATGGGCTAGGTATGTCACAATGGGGGGCAGAAGCCATGGCAAGAAAACATGATGATGATAAAGAGTATTATAAAACGATTTTAAGTCATTATTATAAAGGAACCGATATCAAAAAAATCTATTAA
- the ruvB gene encoding Holliday junction branch migration DNA helicase RuvB — protein sequence MWQQSLRPKFFRDYIGQETLRNNLSVYIEAAKKRKEALDHVLLYGPPGLGKTTMANILANELGVNFRVTSGPAIERPGDLAALLTNLEEHDVLFIDEIHRLNRSVEEILYPAMEDFALDIVMGKGPGARSYRLDLPPFTLVGATTRAGALAAPLRDRFGIVFRMQFYSPEELMLIIKRAATILSIDIEDEGAREIANRSRGTPRIANRLLKRVRDFAQVMGSGIITDAIASHALLQLHVDGLGLDAIDREVMKTIIYKFNGGPVGVDTIAASVSEERATIEDVYEPYLMQIGFLSRTPRGRIATKAAYDHLGIPWNSERTQGLFDGD from the coding sequence ATGTGGCAGCAGTCACTTCGTCCTAAATTTTTCAGAGATTATATAGGACAAGAAACCTTACGAAATAATTTATCTGTATACATAGAAGCAGCCAAAAAAAGAAAAGAAGCATTGGACCATGTATTGCTTTATGGTCCGCCGGGGTTGGGAAAAACTACAATGGCTAACATATTAGCCAATGAGTTGGGAGTTAATTTTAGAGTTACTAGCGGTCCGGCTATTGAACGACCTGGAGATTTAGCTGCACTATTAACAAACTTGGAAGAACATGATGTTCTTTTTATTGATGAAATTCACCGGTTAAATCGTAGTGTTGAAGAAATCTTATATCCGGCTATGGAAGATTTTGCATTAGATATTGTTATGGGGAAAGGTCCGGGAGCTCGTTCTTATCGTTTGGATTTACCTCCCTTCACTTTAGTTGGTGCGACTACACGTGCAGGGGCTTTAGCAGCTCCTTTAAGAGATCGTTTTGGGATTGTATTTCGTATGCAATTTTATAGTCCTGAAGAATTGATGCTCATTATTAAGCGAGCAGCTACAATTTTATCTATTGATATAGAGGATGAAGGAGCTAGGGAAATCGCTAATCGTTCAAGAGGAACACCTCGTATTGCTAACCGACTTTTAAAACGAGTGCGTGATTTTGCACAAGTTATGGGGAGCGGTATTATTACTGATGCAATAGCATCACATGCTTTGTTACAGCTTCATGTTGATGGTTTAGGCTTGGATGCTATTGATAGAGAAGTGATGAAGACTATTATTTATAAATTTAATGGTGGACCTGTCGGTGTAGATACTATAGCAGCTTCGGTTAGTGAAGAACGTGCTACTATTGAAGATGTTTATGAACCTTATTTAATGCAAATAGGGTTTCTTTCAAGAACACCACGAGGTCGTATTGCAACAAAAGCGGCTTATGATCATTTAGGAATTCCATGGAACAGTGAAAGGACTCAGGGGTTGTTTGATGGAGATTGA
- a CDS encoding valine--tRNA ligase, which yields MRLTDELDKYEPGQIEGKWYNYWETHGVFHDEVDETKEPYSIVLPPPNVTGQLHMGHALDNTLQDILIRYKRMQGFNVLWLPGKDHAGIATQVKVEKQIAEEGLTKYDLGREKFLERVWQWKEEYGDRIGQQIRRLGSSCDWTRERFTMDDICAGAVREVFVSLYGKGLIYQGNRITNWCPRCHTALSDIEVEYKEEQGSLWYFNYPLSDGSGTIQVATTRPETIPGDTAIAVSPEDERYKHLIGKMAIVPVNGREIPIIADSYVDPAYGTGCVKITPAHDPNDFEVGQRHDLETILVMNLDGTMNKLAGSYVGMTTKEARKAIVKDMKDKGLFVKMEERVHAVGHCSRCSTVVEPMTTKQWFVKMEPLAKPALEAVQSGKTRFVPERFTNTYIHWLENIHDWCISRQLWWGHRIPVWYCEDCGETCVSRTDLEECTHCHSKHIKQDSDVLDTWFSSGLWPFSTMGWPEQTAELKQWYPTSTMVTGYDIIFFWVARMMFMSMEFMKEIPFKHIFIHGLVRDSQGRKMSKSLGNGIDPLEVIETYGADALRFTLVTGNTPGNDMRFYYEKVEGNRNFANKLWNATKFTIMNLDDYEESFVPDVEDFTLADRWILTCLNKTIQHVSKNLDKYELGEAADSIYNFAWNYFCDWYIELSKNRLYGEHNRDRQVNQYVLVYVLNKMLSLLHPFMPFITEHLWQHLPHEGETIARSIWPTVNNEYVFDQEAEQMERMMDAIKAIRNMRAESNVAPNKMCHIQISFMRDDLQACVERNQDYFEKLAHVENIKVISISADKPDNAVASVVTGMELYMELSGLVDVEKERAKILKTQETLEKDIKRASGKLTNQGFLAKAPAAVIEKEKAKLEELQNKMKSLEERLAFLAKL from the coding sequence ATGCGTTTGACAGATGAATTAGATAAATACGAACCTGGTCAAATTGAAGGGAAATGGTATAACTACTGGGAGACTCATGGTGTATTTCATGATGAAGTTGATGAAACTAAAGAGCCATATAGTATTGTGTTGCCTCCTCCTAATGTAACAGGACAATTACATATGGGGCATGCTTTAGATAATACATTGCAAGATATTCTTATTCGTTATAAGAGAATGCAGGGATTTAATGTACTTTGGTTACCGGGAAAAGACCATGCCGGTATTGCTACACAGGTTAAAGTAGAAAAACAAATAGCAGAAGAAGGTTTAACAAAATATGATTTAGGTCGTGAAAAATTCTTAGAAAGAGTTTGGCAATGGAAAGAAGAATATGGAGATCGCATAGGGCAACAAATCCGTAGATTGGGTTCTTCTTGTGACTGGACTCGTGAACGCTTTACTATGGATGATATTTGTGCCGGAGCTGTTCGTGAAGTATTTGTTTCTCTGTATGGAAAAGGACTTATATATCAAGGGAATAGAATCACGAATTGGTGTCCTCGCTGTCATACAGCTTTATCAGATATTGAGGTTGAGTATAAAGAAGAACAGGGATCTCTTTGGTATTTTAATTACCCGTTATCAGATGGAAGTGGAACTATCCAAGTAGCAACTACTCGTCCGGAAACGATTCCGGGAGATACAGCTATTGCAGTAAGTCCGGAAGATGAAAGATATAAACATCTTATTGGAAAAATGGCTATTGTACCTGTTAATGGTCGTGAAATTCCTATTATTGCAGATAGTTATGTGGATCCTGCTTATGGTACCGGTTGTGTGAAGATTACTCCGGCACATGATCCGAATGACTTTGAGGTAGGACAACGGCATGATTTAGAAACTATTCTTGTTATGAACCTTGATGGAACAATGAATAAGTTGGCAGGTTCTTATGTAGGAATGACAACTAAAGAAGCTAGAAAAGCGATTGTTAAAGATATGAAAGACAAAGGTCTTTTTGTAAAAATGGAAGAGCGTGTTCATGCTGTAGGACATTGTTCACGTTGCAGTACCGTTGTAGAACCTATGACTACTAAGCAATGGTTCGTAAAGATGGAACCGTTGGCAAAACCGGCATTGGAAGCAGTACAATCCGGAAAGACTCGATTCGTACCGGAGCGGTTTACAAACACCTATATACATTGGCTGGAAAATATTCATGACTGGTGTATTTCCAGACAATTATGGTGGGGACATCGTATTCCTGTTTGGTATTGTGAAGATTGTGGAGAAACTTGCGTTTCTCGTACTGATTTAGAAGAATGTACACATTGTCACAGCAAACATATTAAACAAGATTCAGATGTATTAGATACATGGTTTTCTTCCGGACTATGGCCTTTCTCTACCATGGGATGGCCGGAACAAACAGCTGAATTGAAACAGTGGTATCCTACTTCTACAATGGTTACCGGTTATGATATTATCTTTTTCTGGGTTGCAAGAATGATGTTTATGTCTATGGAGTTTATGAAAGAAATTCCATTTAAACATATTTTTATTCATGGATTGGTGCGAGACTCTCAGGGAAGAAAGATGTCAAAATCACTGGGGAATGGTATTGATCCGTTGGAAGTTATTGAAACATATGGTGCTGATGCGCTTCGTTTTACTTTAGTGACAGGTAATACACCGGGGAATGATATGCGCTTTTACTATGAAAAAGTAGAAGGCAATCGTAATTTTGCCAATAAATTATGGAATGCTACCAAGTTTACTATTATGAATTTAGACGATTATGAGGAATCTTTTGTTCCCGATGTAGAAGATTTTACTTTAGCTGATCGATGGATTCTTACTTGTCTAAATAAAACAATTCAACATGTAAGTAAAAATTTAGATAAGTATGAATTAGGAGAAGCAGCAGACAGTATTTATAATTTTGCATGGAATTATTTCTGTGATTGGTATATTGAATTATCAAAGAATCGTTTATATGGTGAACATAATAGAGATAGACAGGTTAATCAATATGTATTAGTATATGTACTTAATAAAATGTTGTCTTTATTACATCCATTCATGCCATTTATTACCGAACATTTATGGCAGCATTTGCCACATGAAGGTGAAACTATTGCTCGTTCTATTTGGCCTACTGTAAACAATGAATATGTTTTTGATCAGGAAGCAGAACAAATGGAACGTATGATGGATGCTATAAAAGCTATTCGTAATATGCGTGCAGAATCTAATGTAGCTCCTAATAAGATGTGTCATATCCAAATTTCATTTATGAGAGATGATTTGCAAGCTTGTGTGGAGAGAAATCAAGACTACTTTGAGAAATTGGCACATGTAGAAAACATAAAGGTTATTTCTATTTCAGCAGATAAACCTGATAATGCAGTAGCATCTGTAGTAACGGGAATGGAACTTTATATGGAGTTATCCGGGCTTGTAGATGTAGAGAAAGAACGAGCAAAGATTCTTAAAACGCAAGAAACTTTAGAAAAAGATATTAAACGTGCATCCGGAAAACTTACAAATCAAGGATTTTTAGCAAAAGCTCCGGCAGCTGTTATAGAAAAAGAAAAGGCAAAACTAGAAGAATTACAAAATAAAATGAAGTCTTTAGAAGAACGACTCGCATTTCTTGCTAAGCTTTGA
- the queA gene encoding tRNA preQ1(34) S-adenosylmethionine ribosyltransferase-isomerase QueA, with protein MKLENFNYDLPTNLIAQEPAEPRDSCRLMLVDKKTGEWEHQSFRDILNEIRAGDVLVFNNTKVIPARLYGQRKGTGGKVEMLLLSPKGNDNWEVLVKPGKKALPGTEIVFNEHMSCQIVDKTDFGGRIAHFKYNGEFDSILDQIGEMPIPPYIHKKLEDKNKYQTIYAKYKGSAAAPTAGLHFTEELLEEIKNRGAGVYFVTLHVGLGTFRPVAKENIEEHEMHKEWYDVPQITADAVNRAKTEGRRIIAVGTTSVRTLESAGQTGTLVAGGGWTQLYIYPGYEWNIVDAIVTNFHLPESTLIMMMAAFAGTNHILSAYKEAVNQKYRFFSFGDAMFLR; from the coding sequence ATGAAATTAGAGAATTTTAATTATGATTTACCAACAAATCTTATTGCACAAGAACCGGCAGAACCAAGAGACTCTTGTCGATTAATGTTAGTAGATAAAAAAACCGGAGAATGGGAACATCAATCTTTTCGGGATATTTTGAATGAAATTCGTGCAGGGGATGTTTTAGTTTTTAATAATACAAAAGTAATACCTGCTCGTTTATATGGGCAGCGTAAAGGCACCGGTGGAAAAGTGGAAATGCTCCTTTTATCACCTAAAGGAAATGATAACTGGGAGGTTCTAGTAAAACCCGGTAAAAAAGCATTACCCGGTACAGAAATAGTGTTTAATGAACATATGTCATGCCAAATTGTTGATAAAACCGATTTTGGTGGACGAATAGCACATTTTAAATATAATGGAGAATTTGATAGTATTTTGGATCAAATTGGTGAAATGCCAATACCTCCTTATATTCATAAAAAATTAGAAGATAAAAATAAATATCAGACAATATATGCTAAATATAAAGGGTCTGCAGCAGCTCCTACAGCCGGATTACATTTTACAGAAGAATTATTAGAAGAAATTAAAAATCGTGGGGCAGGAGTTTATTTTGTAACATTGCATGTAGGCTTAGGAACATTTAGACCGGTAGCAAAAGAAAATATTGAAGAACATGAAATGCATAAGGAATGGTATGATGTTCCGCAAATTACTGCAGATGCGGTAAATCGTGCAAAGACAGAAGGGCGACGTATCATTGCAGTAGGTACTACTTCGGTACGTACGTTGGAATCGGCGGGGCAAACCGGTACTCTTGTTGCAGGAGGCGGCTGGACACAACTTTATATCTATCCGGGCTATGAATGGAATATTGTAGATGCTATTGTGACAAATTTTCATTTACCGGAATCTACTTTAATTATGATGATGGCAGCTTTTGCAGGAACAAATCATATCTTATCTGCTTATAAAGAAGCTGTTAATCAAAAATATAGGTTTTTTAGTTTTGGAGATGCTATGTTTTTACGATAG
- the ruvA gene encoding Holliday junction branch migration protein RuvA — protein MIGYIKGTITALSERECFVETSGIGYRVHVTDRDHDSLAIGDESKLYIHMAVREDAITLYGFIARETYELFLSLISVSKIGPKVALSILSVMKPSIFAMAIQNKDIDALTKIPGIGKKTAERMLVELKDKIKGIGVEVSANKISVDTSYTGIQAEAMAALQSLGYASIEVADIVRRVNQEYSDVTDPGKFISLVLRELGKEKK, from the coding sequence ATGATTGGATATATAAAAGGGACTATTACTGCCCTTTCTGAACGGGAATGTTTTGTTGAAACATCCGGTATTGGATACCGTGTACATGTTACAGATAGAGATCATGATTCCTTGGCGATTGGAGATGAAAGTAAATTATATATTCATATGGCAGTGCGTGAAGATGCGATTACTTTATATGGATTTATTGCTAGAGAAACCTATGAATTATTTTTATCTTTAATATCTGTATCAAAAATTGGACCTAAAGTAGCACTTTCTATTTTATCTGTTATGAAACCGAGTATATTTGCAATGGCAATACAGAATAAAGATATTGATGCTTTAACTAAAATACCTGGAATTGGGAAAAAAACAGCCGAACGTATGCTGGTAGAATTGAAAGATAAAATTAAAGGGATAGGCGTAGAAGTGTCGGCAAATAAGATATCTGTAGATACCTCCTATACAGGAATACAGGCAGAAGCAATGGCTGCTTTACAATCTTTAGGGTATGCTTCTATTGAAGTAGCAGATATTGTACGTAGAGTCAATCAGGAATATTCGGATGTTACAGATCCGGGGAAATTTATCAGTTTAGTACTTCGAGAATTGGGGAAGGAGAAAAAATAA
- the rnc gene encoding ribonuclease III: protein MKQRHVKRFENRVKELSSFVEKNHIPIKDLNLLNIALTHTSFINEHKNKKYHDNERLEFLGDAVLDLVVGEYLFKRFPQWSEGNLTRAKASVVCLQSCAECAARFEVGEHILLGRGEELSGGRTRESILGDAFEAIIGAIYLDNDYTTTVSFVLAHMKKFLDMVEQGTYDHDYKSDLQELVQQQGNINITYVVAKNEGPDHDKTIWMDVYIAGKCMGHGVGKSKKSAAQQAAKEALQCIKNNVL, encoded by the coding sequence ATGAAACAAAGACATGTTAAAAGGTTTGAAAATAGAGTTAAAGAATTATCTTCTTTTGTAGAAAAAAATCATATTCCTATAAAAGATTTAAATCTTCTTAATATAGCCTTAACACATACATCTTTTATAAATGAGCATAAGAATAAAAAATACCATGATAATGAAAGACTTGAATTTTTAGGTGATGCGGTACTTGATTTGGTTGTAGGGGAATACCTTTTTAAAAGATTTCCTCAGTGGTCTGAAGGTAATTTGACACGAGCTAAAGCAAGTGTGGTGTGTTTACAATCTTGCGCAGAATGTGCTGCTAGGTTTGAGGTTGGTGAACATATTCTTCTGGGGAGAGGAGAGGAACTCTCCGGAGGGCGTACTCGAGAATCCATTTTAGGAGATGCTTTTGAAGCCATTATAGGTGCTATTTACTTAGACAATGATTATACGACTACTGTTTCTTTTGTTCTTGCACATATGAAAAAGTTTTTAGATATGGTTGAGCAAGGTACTTATGATCATGATTATAAATCTGATTTGCAAGAGTTGGTACAACAACAAGGAAATATAAATATCACTTATGTAGTAGCTAAAAATGAAGGTCCTGATCATGATAAAACTATTTGGATGGATGTATATATTGCAGGGAAATGCATGGGACATGGTGTAGGAAAAAGCAAAAAATCAGCAGCACAACAAGCAGCCAAAGAGGCTTTGCAATGTATAAAAAATAATGTCTTATAA
- a CDS encoding DUF2905 domain-containing protein, whose amino-acid sequence MSKIMILIGILFIIIGILFSFNEKIPFIGHLPGDIHIKLGHTEIYFPIISCVIVSLIGSLILNIFFKR is encoded by the coding sequence ATGAGCAAAATTATGATTTTAATAGGGATACTCTTTATTATTATCGGAATTCTTTTTTCTTTTAATGAAAAAATTCCTTTCATTGGTCATTTACCTGGAGATATTCATATTAAGTTAGGTCATACAGAGATTTATTTTCCTATTATTTCTTGTGTAATAGTGTCACTCATAGGTTCACTTATTCTCAATATATTTTTTAAAAGATAA
- the ruvC gene encoding crossover junction endodeoxyribonuclease RuvC, giving the protein MRAIGIDPGTGRCGFGIVDKNGNEIRAIDYGIIETPKEMELIERIHIVYQGIKELITLYKPQVMGVETLYFNKNITTAISVAEARGVILLAGYQENIPVFECTPLQVKQQVVGYGRAEKEQVIKMIMHMMHITSKISPDDAADALAIALTSIYRTEHDSVYGRLKL; this is encoded by the coding sequence ATGCGAGCAATAGGAATAGATCCGGGTACCGGTCGTTGTGGGTTTGGCATTGTTGATAAAAATGGAAATGAGATAAGAGCTATTGATTACGGTATTATTGAAACTCCGAAAGAAATGGAACTTATAGAAAGAATCCATATTGTTTATCAAGGGATAAAAGAGCTTATTACTCTTTATAAACCACAGGTCATGGGAGTAGAAACTTTATATTTTAATAAAAATATTACTACGGCAATTTCCGTTGCCGAAGCAAGAGGAGTTATTTTATTAGCAGGATATCAAGAGAATATACCTGTATTTGAATGCACTCCGTTGCAAGTAAAACAGCAGGTTGTTGGATATGGACGTGCAGAAAAAGAACAAGTTATAAAAATGATTATGCATATGATGCATATTACATCCAAAATATCCCCGGATGACGCAGCAGATGCATTAGCCATTGCCCTTACTTCTATTTATCGAACAGAACATGATTCTGTTTATGGGAGACTTAAATTATGA
- a CDS encoding bifunctional folylpolyglutamate synthase/dihydrofolate synthase, whose translation MNYQESITWLEKATSFGIKPGLKRIESLLFHLGNPENKYKVIHITGTNGKGSTAAFLTSVLETSGIRVGRYTSPHLLTYTERIYALGRNSNKKEFAEIATIVKKASDIVSVEIGEFPTEFELLTAMAFLYFAKKQVEYVVLEVGMGGRYDSTNVVLPLVSIITNVAREHTKYLGDTITEIAWNKAGVIKENIPCVTAADGLALHEIRKEAGKKKSPLYIYEEAFFIKNRKPYPGGQEVSFEVMEKLWQDMKISLVGSHQAINAGIALMSLSILQKQEFRITEDSIRKGYMQVFWPGRFEMHMIDGIPFVMDGAHNAAGAKTLKEALEEQFDDYRRVFVFTSLQDKDTTAVISYLMRPQDKVFIVEAPTPRTRSTHDMALMVPCVYQEEISVEQALNDAVMEAADKDVIVVCGSLYMLGEAVSWYKGKNK comes from the coding sequence GTGAATTATCAAGAATCAATTACATGGTTAGAAAAGGCTACTTCTTTTGGTATAAAACCCGGATTAAAAAGGATTGAGTCTTTACTCTTTCATTTGGGGAATCCTGAAAATAAGTATAAAGTTATTCATATAACCGGTACAAATGGTAAGGGAAGTACCGCTGCTTTTCTTACTTCTGTTTTAGAAACATCCGGTATTCGTGTGGGAAGATATACATCGCCACATTTGCTTACATATACAGAAAGAATATATGCTCTTGGTCGGAATAGTAATAAAAAGGAATTTGCAGAGATTGCAACTATTGTAAAAAAAGCGTCAGATATTGTCAGTGTAGAAATCGGTGAATTTCCTACGGAATTTGAACTTTTAACAGCGATGGCTTTTTTATATTTTGCAAAGAAGCAAGTGGAATATGTTGTACTTGAAGTAGGAATGGGAGGAAGATATGACTCTACTAATGTAGTGTTACCTCTTGTATCAATTATTACTAATGTGGCTAGAGAACATACTAAGTATTTAGGAGATACAATTACTGAAATTGCTTGGAATAAAGCAGGAGTTATAAAAGAAAATATTCCTTGTGTAACGGCAGCTGACGGATTGGCTTTGCATGAAATTAGAAAAGAAGCCGGCAAGAAAAAATCTCCACTTTATATTTATGAAGAAGCGTTTTTTATTAAAAATAGAAAACCTTATCCGGGAGGACAAGAAGTTTCTTTTGAGGTTATGGAGAAATTATGGCAAGATATGAAAATTTCTTTGGTAGGCAGTCATCAAGCTATTAATGCAGGTATAGCACTTATGTCTTTGTCTATATTGCAAAAACAGGAATTTAGGATTACAGAAGATTCTATTAGAAAAGGGTATATGCAAGTTTTTTGGCCGGGAAGATTTGAAATGCATATGATAGATGGAATTCCTTTTGTTATGGACGGTGCACATAATGCGGCAGGTGCAAAAACTTTAAAAGAAGCGTTAGAAGAACAGTTTGATGATTATCGTAGAGTGTTTGTATTCACTTCTTTACAGGACAAAGATACCACCGCGGTTATTTCTTATTTGATGCGTCCCCAAGATAAAGTCTTTATTGTAGAAGCACCTACACCGCGTACACGAAGTACACATGATATGGCATTAATGGTACCTTGCGTTTATCAAGAAGAAATAAGTGTAGAACAAGCATTAAATGATGCTGTCATGGAAGCTGCCGATAAAGATGTAATTGTTGTTTGCGGATCTTTATATATGCTTGGAGAAGCTGTATCATGGTATAAAGGGAAAAATAAATAG